TCTCTCAGAATTCCTTAGAATAAACCGTGTTCCTTTCCTATTGTTCCTTTCAGGACACGCGTAAACGGCGTTGGGCTACATGGAATAGTCTGCATTGGTTTTGTATCGGTTGATGAACCCGGTGCCGACTACAGCTTGTGGAGACTCTCTCGTAAGACAGAAAAACTCCACTCAGAACAATATAACATACATGCTATTAATAAAAAAACCACGTGTTGATAAATCTATTTTTGATTGATGCAGAAAGGGCGTCTGGTCACCCATTAATGGCACCGTTGTTAATTTCGAGTTCTGTGACGTTAAGTATTAATACCTTGTGTAACGGGGCCCAGACTAAGACACAGTACTTCATACACAGGgcaagtaagtacatgtaccaattaTTGTCTTGTACCCCACTGCCCTCATCCCATGCATTCACTCCTAAACTGCGTTGCGGTTACTATGCATTGATTTTATATAGATCTGACCATGATGTTTGGTACTTTTCGTTTTTGCTTAACagtattcatttttataagaaagatacatgtacgttaagtcatatttttaataaatattgtgaTGATTTGATATCTCACTTTGGTGATGCGTCATTATAATGGTGtctaaatctaaatttttgaacaATTGATGGCAATGTTGGTACTATTAAATTTACGAGGTGATACTTCTGCTAGATTTGCTGTCATACTCTCCACATCATTTGCTAAGAGTATCAACCTAAATCAAAACTGGTTCTTATTCATTTCCCATAGATGACAATGTCCAATATGTCTTTTGCAGAAAAGACTTGTCGATTTCCGACAACGCTTCGCGCCATGTGGCAGACGACTATCCAAGGAGCTTGGCGcttgtcattttcaaaatacGGCATGCATTATATCACCATGAACAGGACTACACTGCATTTCAGTTGCGATACACGAGACAAAGACAACTTCATACTAAGGTTAGAACCACTGCATATCGTATTTTACTTGCTGCTAATTAAGATACCTCACTACATGAAGAGGTATACTTTTGACGACACTACGGCACAttatggcgatttaaatgttttgttaatcgAATTTGTTGAGTATCATCATAGCTCAGTGGGttttaaagtattgggcttgtgaaccgcagttCAATTCcaactggttttttttcatatttactctattcaattaaaaaaaatcataaattttatcaaaaaatttcgcctatttgacttaCATCATTCATATGAATCACGCTATCTGTCATAATTCATTTTCTgctgattaaataaaaaatatttaaaggtgTAGTAAGCCACTTTTAGCGCCGTTTAgatgatgaatttttatatttttattaccaGAACTAACAACATACAGACTGGAATAGATGGAGTATTATGCCTTCATATCATACCACTGCACGGAGATCCTCACTATAAATACCAGATCTCCAGAACTAACTGTAAGTTGCCTGTTACGCATTCCTAGCTACATGTAAATCTATTGATTGTACGAACTCTCGagtgtgaaatttttttttctctattaatTAACCACtcttgtaaaatatttgatagagagagagagagagagatagagagagagagagattattacGTGAACGATGATTACTATTATCATATTTCTTACATGAAATcctacaaaatattattttacagttTTGTAATATGCATTGTACATATTTGCAGTGGGAAACGATGCTTCAGTTTTTCAAATGGTGACACATGTACCTCACGGAACAAAATTCCGCATGTACAAAGACTGTGAGTTGATTGAGAGTCCAGCTAGACCCCAATTTCTGTATCCTTGACAGCTATCATTTTATAAATGGAATTAGAATTGACTCATACTTgactattcaaaataaattatgcCTATGTTTATTACAGAATTTTTCTATTAAGAGTGCTGCTcaaaaataatctaaaaaagaatttttgcaaCCATCTTCTGTCGGGGACTGTTTCCCTAGACCCTCTACCAGAGGTTTGTTCATCAAGCGCACTTGGCGCTGCTTTTGCCTAATTGAATTGCCAGTGTAGCAGACTGAACTTGTACCTAATATGCGATGTGCGCtaaagaaagtgagcgcacaagattgtaagtttgcaggaatcctcgacacgaatcaattgggatttaaatgtctataacctcgaaaggctatgtacaggtttcaacaaaaatatattatgttgagagtcgaagtacaGGCTATTCCGGctattaaaaaactcacaaagctttcaaaaaatggcaatgagaggtaaaccgataactagttggaaatgttaatgcaaacacattttaatgaagttatattgtgtataacctaaaaaactagtaataagaaaataatttttatagcgTTCAAACAGCAtatctagaaatcaataacaacaaattaaaatataccgatatattataattcaacatcatgttataataacaaacatttaaggGCATTGGCAACGTTCCTGGTTTCTGgacaaaatttttcataaattcttaattgattttatatgtgtCTATATAGATAACAACAGACACTAGAGACCCCTCTTTCCAtccttattaaaaaaatatttccaaaaatattaatttcgcATTCAACATTGATTTCAATGTAATTAAAGGAACAAATCgcaataattaatatttgaaagGAGCAATTTTTTTATGAGTGAGATATgtgattataaattaaatgatacATATTATTGTAAACCGATTTAATATGATATCCTACTGATAATGAAATATAGGGCgaatattttcagaaaagtgTGAACCTCAATTTGCTCTATCCTATCCAAGAGTTACCGTCCTTGATTTTGTCACAGTACACACACACAGTAAATAATAAAGGTCAATAACAATTATCTATACCGGTACTTAAATGTATCTTTGAGGTATCAAGAAAGAAGAAGGTTCTAATATTTTTGAATTCCTAGTTAGCCTTTAGGCTTGCTCTAAGAGAGCAAAAGTAACTCATTATTTATTGTCAGAAATGTCTCTTTTacaaatcaataattaaaatgtgaGTCATTGAAAATTCTGACTTAGCAATGAGGTCagtttaatttagaaataatcTCATTGTCCACAAAATAAAGCAGCTATGAATAGTTTATGtgtatataatatttcatgcatatacatgtatatgtgtgtaCTGTACtttaatatcaaaacaataGGTATGAAAATAAACGAATTTAGACTCTCGCTCTACTGTCTTTTGTTAAAGAGTATCGGAGTTAATCAATGTTTGGttcacttcttttttttatttcgctcGTCAATATCTTAAAGATGTTGCGGTAGGTCTGACCCCCCCTTCCTCGGTCGTCTGTCAATAGTAAATAAGAAAAcgaaaggtcatttaaaatcTTTCTCACAATGTTTGCCATATAGGAATTTGCTCCTCTCTTTTCTGAGGCCCATGTAACCTGCTTGTTGACGCAGAGCGATATATAAATATCGCTTCATCTTTATTCATGACAGTGATGACATACTTTGTTTACCTCGGAAACACTGCTTTTTTAccataatattcaaaaagaGCTCATATTACGGGAGATTACTCCCAGTTGGAAAACAATTCAAGAGGGGTAACTCAAATTCATtgtataaaagagaaaatgcaGGTGCGGATTTTTTAAATCCGGAGCACTTCGTTGCCAATGcccttaaaacaaaaaagtttaattttttttttttaaaaaagaccaccagttggatttgaacctAAAACAACTGAATGTATGTATTGACTaatccaggacgaaaccactgagccatgcgagacttgacaatatatgctctataaagtagtgtttgaaacaacactgtcatatcaatggactttgctttttatccttcaaaaaataattcgaaaaagtacataattagtcatctctgggtcatctctccatctttttttaaaaagcgacatttttaatgttgaaatatgttatctttacacgtttcaaatttgtggagagaagacccagagacaacaaaatcatttaaaaacagttgtaaataagtaggattttgtatgaattgcatcgtgttgctatatttagacccatattataataaaaccttttgcatttcaaatatttttccactcattccacatccaacagaaactaaataacggttataattcgaaaaatattcaaaattaattgatgaaattttcactctccttgtgcgctcagattcctgccgaatctacatcttaagcgcccacattCTTTCAGAAAAAGTATCCACGTACGTACGTGCGTGTCTCAATTCAATAgtcatgaaaacaataaaatgctttctttggtgattcatgcgggtatgaaggtggcgacattgcagaaaaaattacataacccgcctTAGCTAaggcgggttatgtaattttttctgcaatgatcgctaccttcataacccatatggatcatcaaagaaaacactttgttgtttatacatgtatttacatttttcttacattatacttataaattgattgtaaaaagtaagtacaaGTAACTAAATTACGTTAATGTACGTCAGTACGGAAGCTAAATAAGACAGCCAAATGGTCTCCTACCATAATAAAAGGCGTtcgttatttcataaaaagtgGGAATGCTATGAACAGGCGGTGTGATAAAAAGACAACACAGATGTGGctgttatttaaaacatttaatgttatattgtctGATGTTAAAATCCAGGCTGAGGTACTCGCTGCCCCTCAACAGACTTCCTCAGGGTTCGCCTGTATACAACGGCAGTCAATGCCCAATACATAGTAAATGATCAACTAAAACAAGGGAGCACTTTATGAATGCTGACTGGAGAAGAAACCTCCCACATTTACCCCTGGTCTTCACAAtagcaacaagtcgagaaaaaTTACAAGAGTTGAATTATATGTcagtgagaaaaaataaattaaagacaCATTCAATGATTACAGTATGCACAGTACAAAATGTCAGAAAATGTTAAATCAAATATATCCATTGTTCAACTGGTCGCagaatttataacaaaaattgttgtaatcataagaagatttttcatgTATATTCGTTATAATATAACATCCagtattcaaacattttttgtcaCCAAAATTTACCAATTCATTTTGGTTACATATAGAGTTCCGTGATCATTTGTGAGGAGAGAAAAATGTCTACTTGGTAAACAGAAGAAGAAAATTCTATggaacaaataaaaaatcagCATCAAAAGATGACTTAAAATGGAATagaaaattttcaagtttttttctgttcatctaTAACATATGTTGTTCAAAAGTGATTATCtatgtatgaaa
This genomic window from Magallana gigas chromosome 5, xbMagGiga1.1, whole genome shotgun sequence contains:
- the LOC105322222 gene encoding uncharacterized protein isoform X1, giving the protein MRASMGWSKDAWFLVILVWFAFYSPLSETKSNCSTPLEIRDKWYFRDEPGSMLRVRKKSMVFKQKGQKTIRYKCLEAKGQTFMLRTRVNGVGLHGIVCIGFVSVDEPGADYSLWRLSQRASGHPLMAPLLISSSVTLSINTLCNGAQTKTQYFIHRAKKTCRFPTTLRAMWQTTIQGAWRLSFSKYGMHYITMNRTTLHFSCDTRDKDNFILRTNNIQTGIDGVLCLHIIPLHGDPHYKYQISRTNLGNDASVFQMVTHVPHGTKFRMYKDCELIESPARPQFLYP
- the LOC105322222 gene encoding uncharacterized protein isoform X2, which codes for MRASMGWSKDAWFLVILVWFAFYSPLSETKSNCSTPLEIRDKWYFRDEPGSMLRVRKKSMVFKQKGQKTIRYKCLEAKGQTFMLRTRVNGVGLHGIVCIGFVSVDEPGADYSLWRLSQKTCRFPTTLRAMWQTTIQGAWRLSFSKYGMHYITMNRTTLHFSCDTRDKDNFILRTNNIQTGIDGVLCLHIIPLHGDPHYKYQISRTNLGNDASVFQMVTHVPHGTKFRMYKDCELIESPARPQFLYP